The genomic DNA GCGCTGCTCATGGTGTTCCGACCACAGGGCATCCTGGGCAGCAAACGAGAGGTGCAACTCGATGGCTGACACCGAATCCGCCCGCAAGGTGCTCTCCGCCGACGAGCGCGCCGCGATCTTCAGCGGCATCGACTCCGTTCCCGGATCGGCCAAACCCGATCCGGTGATGGTGGTGGACAACATCTCTCGCTCGTTCGGCGGTCTCAAAGCCGTCGACGTCGAGCACCTCGAGATCCAGCGCGGTTGTATCACCGGGTTGATCGGACCCAACGGCGCGGGCAAGACCACCTTCTTCAACCTGATCACCGGATTCGACCGGCCCGACACCGGCTCCTGGACGATGGACGGCGTCGACTTCCACACTCAGCGGCCCCATCAGGTGGCCCGCAAGGGTGTGGTGCGCACGTTCCAGCTCACCAAGGCGCTGTCGAAGATGACGGTGCTGGAGAACGTGCGGCTCGGCGCGTCCCAGCAGAGTGGTGAACGGATCCTGAATGCCCTGCTGCCCTTCACCTGGCGCAAACAGGAAGCGGCCATCACCGAACGTGCGCGTGCCATGCTCGCCCGGTTCAAGCTCGACGCCAAGGCCGACGACATGGCGGGTTCACTGTCCGGCGGGCAGCGCAAGCTGCTGGAGATGGCCCGGGCCCTGATGTCCGATCCCAAGGTGGTGATGCTCGACGAGCCGATGGCCGGCGTGAACCCCGCGCTGACCCAGAGCCTGCTCGAGCATGTGAAATCGCTGCGCGATGACGGCATGACGGTGGTGTTCGTCGAACACGACATGGATGTCATCCGCGAGATCAGCGACTGGGTGGTGGTGATGGCGCAGGGTTCGGTGATCGCCGAGTCCCGGCCGGACGACCTCTCGTCGAACACGGCGGTGGTCGATGCCTACCTGGGCAGCCACCACGATCAGGCCCTCGAATTCGACGACGAGGGCAATCCCACCGGCGCCACCGCCGAACTCGCCGAACAGATCGAGGCGGCCGAGGCCCAGGCCCTGGAGTCCGGCGGCGACCTGTCCGACGATCCGAGTACCACCGAAGGCAGCAAGTCATGACCGAACGCACTCCCGCCGAACTGGCCGCGACCCCGGAGGAGCACCAGCGCCTCGCCGAGGGCGCGCTGGTGCGCGGTGACCGCCTGATCGCCGGATACGTGCCCGGCGTCGACATCCTGCGCGGCTGCGACTTCTACCTGCGCGACGGTGAGATCGTCGGCATCATCGGCCCCAACGGCGCCGGCAAGTCGACTCTGCTCAAGACGTTGTTCGGGCTCATCCCCGTGCGTTCGGGCTCGGTGTCGCTGCGCGGTGAGGACATCACGTCGGCGCCGGCCCACGTACTCGTCACCAAGGGCGTGGGTTACGTCCCGCAGAACCGCAATGTGTTCCCGTCGTTGACCATCGAGGAGAACCTCGAGATGGGGATCTACCTGCGCCGGTCCAAGTTCGCCGAACGCTTCGACTTCGTGAGCGAGCTGTTCCCTCTGCTCTCGGAACGGCGCAAGGTCAAAGCCGGCGCACTGTCCGGTGGCGAGCGGCAGATGGTGGCGATGGGTCGGGCGCTGATGATGGAGCCGTCGGTGCTGCTGCTCGACGAGCCCTCCGCGGGCCTGTCCCCCATGTTCCAGGACGAGGTGTTCATCCGCTGCAAGAAGATCAACGCCGCGGGCGTCTCGGTGATCATGGTGGAGCAGAACGCCCGCCGGTGCCTGCAGATCTGCGACCGCGGTTATGTGCTGGACCAGGGCACCAACGCCTACACCGACAGCGGGCCCAACCTGATGAAGGACCCGAAGGTCATCGAGCTGTATCTCGGCACATTGGCGGGCAGCCGCGAAACCTGATCTCAGACAACAGAAAACGGGCCGGAGCTTAATGCTCCGGCCCGTTTCTTGTCGGTACTGACTCAGCCCTCGACGACGATGTAGTCCTCGGTGGTGAGCTTGTTGTCCGGCCCGAACAGCAGGCTGCCGTAGGAACCGACCGACGGCTCACCGGCCGGCCCGAAGGCCAGCTGACCGGTCACACCGTCGTAGTCGATGTCGGTTCCCGCGCGGATCAGGTCGCGGCACTGCACGAAGGTGGTGCACTTCTCGCCGTCGGCGGTGACCGCGTTGATGTTGGACGCGATGTCCACACCGGCGGTCGACTTGGCCTGCTCGGCAGCCAGCGCGGCGATCATCACCGCGTCGTAGGACTCACCCGCGTAGTTGAAGTCCACCAGTGCGGGATCAAACGCCAGCAGGCGCTGCTCGAACTCCGGGCCGACGTCGGTCAGCGGGGTGGTGCCCTTCATACCGGCCAGCAGGCCCGGGCCCATGCCCTCACCCAGCGCGTTGCCCATGTTGCCGTCGGTGCCGTAGGTCAACATGCCGTCTGACGGGCCGATGCCCACCTCGTGCATACGGGTCAGGATCTTGGCGGTCTCCTCGAAGCCGATCACGGCCACGGCGTCGGGGTTGAATTCCTTGACCTGGTCGACCTCGGCATTGAACGACTGTGCGTTCGGGTCGTAGATGATCGTGGTGATCTGATCGGAGGCGATGCCCGCGGCCTCGAGATCGCTGGCGGTGTTGCGCGCCAGGCCGGTGCCGTATGGGTCGTTGAGCGCCATGATGGCGACACGCTGGGCACCGTCACCGGTGATCAGCTGGGCCAGCGCCTGGGCCTGCAGCACGTCGGTGGGGGCGGTACGGAAGTACATGCCCTTGTCCGGATAGCAGACGAACTGATCGGAGGTGTTGGCCGGGGAGATCTGCACGACGCCCGCGCTGGCGATCTTGTCGATCACCTTCAGTGACACCGCGGACGACGCGGCGCCGATGATGACGTCGACGCCCTCGGCGAGCTGGCGGTCCACGGTGGCGTTGGCGGTGTCGGTGGTGGTGTCACCCGAGTCGCCGGTGACCAGCCCGACGGGCTGGTCGAGCACACCACCGGCCTCGTTGACCTCGTTGATGGCCACCTGCACACCCGCGACCTCGGGCGGGCCGAGGAAGGCCAGGGTGCCGGTCTCCGGCAACAGCGTGCCGATCTTCAGCGGAGCGGTGTCCGGAGCAGCGCCCGGCGTGGCCTGCGGCGGTTCACAATCCGTCGACACGACCTCAGCCTCGGCGGGAGCGCTGGTGGTGGCGTCGGCGGACTCGGAGGCCGCGGTTTCTTCGGTCGACTCGCTACTGGACGAACAGGCGGTCAACGCGAGGGAGGCGACGCCCAGAACCGCAAAGGCTCGGGCGAGAGTCCCAGTCATCATCGAGAACGCTCCTCAGGATTGGACTTCGGTGTGGTTGCCGGACCCCCCGGGGGCAGCCGACACCAGACGGTAACCCTTTCGGCAGGTACACGACTTCTACAGCCGTGGTCGTGACCAATCCGTTACCAAATCTCCGCGTGATTTAACGCCGCCGTAGCAGTGTCAGCTGGGCTCGGCATCGGCGGGCGGGTCCAGGGTTTCCAGGATCACCTCGGCCACCCGCTTCATGGTGGTCCGGCGGTCCATCGCCGCGCGCTGAATCCATTTGAACGCTTCGGGTTCCGACATGTTCTGCTTGGACTGCAGCAGACCCTTCGCCCGTTCCACCAGCTTGCGCGTTTCCAGCCGGTCGGACAGGTTGGCCACCTCGTTTTCGAGTTGCGCAAGCTCGCTGAAGCGGCTGACCGCCAACTCGATGGCCGGGATCAGGTCGTTGATCGAGAACGGCTTCACCAGGTAGGCCATGGCACCGGCGTCCCGAGCCTTCTCCACGAGGTCGCGCTGGCTGAACGCCGTCAAGATGACGATCGGGGCGATGCGCTTGGCGGCGATCTCGGCGGCGGCGTCGATACCGTCGCGCCGCGGCATCTTGACGTCCATGATCACCAGGTCGGGGTTGAGCTGCTCGGCCAGCTCCACGGCCTCTTGGCCGTCGCCCGCCTCGCCCACCACTTCATAGCCTTCTTCACGCAGCATCTCGGCCAGGTCGAGCCGGATGAGCGCCTCGTCCTCGGCGATGAGCACTCGGTGCGGGGTGACGACGTCGGCGTCGCTCTGTGGCGCGGTCATCCCGACATTGTGTCGTGAGCGCGGGCATTGGGCGAGCCCAGGGCCACATCGGTAACCTCTGACGGTTCGCGCGTGGCCATCCTCTATGGTGGTAACCCGCAGCAGGGACGCCCTCGTATCCCAACTGGCAGAGGAAACGGATTCAAAACCCGTGCAGTGTGAGTTCGAATCTCACCGAGGGCACCACCACTCCCCCGTTCACACGGCGAGGATCAGCACCTCCGCACCGGCGGTCTGCGGCACTTCCTTGATGCCCACCGCGTCGAAGGCGTCCTTGACGGCCTGCAGTTCGGTGTCGGTGAAGTAGTCGGCGGCGGCGTCGACGATCGCCGCGCGACCGTCGACGAACTTCGCGCCCGCGCCCAGGCCGTACATGGACTGGTAGATCACGGTGGCCCACAGGTCGTCGGAGACCGCCTTGGTCCGGGAATCGGTCATCATCTTGTAGGCGGCGTGGCTGAAGATGGTGCTGTTCCAGTGTTCGCCGAAGTCGTCCTGGCTGCCGGTGTAGTAGTCCCGCATGTGCGCGACGTAGCCGGTCCCGACCGAGCGCGGATTGGCCAGGTTGCGGATGGCGTGGAGGGCGGTGTCCTCGCCGATGAGCCAGCGGCCGGAACCGGTCTTGCCCTCGATCAGCACGCCCATGATGTCGGAGTAGGCCTCGTTGAGCGCTCCGGATTCGCCGGTGTCGAGCACCGATTCACCGTCGGCGATGATGTGGCTGATGACGCCGTGGGTGTATTCGTGCGCCACGATGTCCAGGGCTGCCTCGAAGCGCCCGGCGTTGCCGAATCCGAACAGCTGCCGGTCGGGATCCCAGAACGCGTTGGCGTAGCCGAAGAGATAGGTCTGCAACGAGTTCCGCGGGCTGTAGCCGATCGTGGACACCACCTTGGCGCCCTCGCCGTCGATGGAGGTCCGGCCCAACACCGCCAGGTAGTAGTCGTAGGCGGTGGCCATGTTGGCGTGGGCGGAGACCGCCGAGCCGCTGAAACCCCACGGTGGCCGGGTGACCGGATTGCCGGGCCCGATCGGCTGCCCGAATCCGAACAATCCGTAGGCCGTGTCGTGGGTGGAGAGGTTGCGCGGGGTGTCCACCAGCTTGCTGCTGTCGAAGAGGAACCACCACTTGGCCGGTTCGACGTTGATCACCCGGTTCTTGCCCTGCGCGTCGCGGGCGATGGCGCTGGCCGCCTGCACCGAGGCGGAGCCCCCCAGGATGGTGCCGACCTGTTCGCCGTTGGCGTGGATGTAGTAGACGGCCCCGGGGGCGGCCTCGTTGGCGCCGGTGATGGGACGCAGCCCGACCCGCCACACCAGCGTCGGCGCGGTGTCACGGTCGAGTGCCAGGATCATCAGGTCGGTGTCGATGGTGGTGGAGCCCAGCACCTGCTTCACTGCCGACGCGGTGGGCCGCAGGCCTGCCGACTGCAGCAGCCGGGTGGCGGCCAGGGTGGCCGCGGCTGAGCCGGCCCCGGCGTCGGCTGTGGTGTCGACCTCGGGCAGCCCGGGGTTGTAGTAGTTGAACAGGCCGGTGACCGTGCCCGCGCCGTCAGTGGTCACGACGACTTCACTGCCCAGCACGTCGATCCCGTCGATGCTGGGGCGCAGCCGGTAGAACTCCTCGATGACGCCAGTGGCTGCCGAGACGCGTTGCACAGTGATCAAATCCGTTGCGGCGAAGCCACTTTCCGCTCCCAACACCGGGGCGAAGGTGTTGAGGAACGCCGCTGCCCCTGCCGCGTCACGCACCTGCGTGTCGGTGAACTTCCCGCTGATCACCGAGATGCGGCCGCCGGTGTCCATCTGCACCGTCACCGCGCCGGGGCGGGTGACGTCGGGGTTGGCGATGTTGGTGGTGCTGGCGACGTCGACCGAGATGCGCGCCGAGGTGGGCCCGCTCAATCCCAGTAGCTGCCCCAGACCGTAGATGCGCGGCGGGTTGCCCGCTGCGTCGTCGATGGTGACCGTGAAGGTGTCGGTGATGCCTTTGAGGCCGGGCCGCGGGGTGTAGGTGAAGGTGCCGTCGGCGGCGATCGCCACCGTGCCGAAGCGCGCCGGGGTGACGACGGTGTAGGTCAGGGCATCGTCGTCGAGGTCGACGGCGTTGAGCTCCCCGCGCACCACGCCGTCGTCCCCCAGGCTGAGCGTGGGACGGGCCGTGGGTCGCTGGTTGTTCCACGCCGACTGCGTTTGCCGCAGCGCCACCCACATCATCTCCAGCAGCCGCGGCACCGGGAGGGCGGGCATTGGCAGATTGTTGGACAGCTGCCCCAGGCCCACCCAGGACAGGGCGTCGGTGACCATGGACGCGACGGTGACGGGCCGCCTCAGGGCCACCGGCGCCTCGGCGCGGTCACCGGTCGCGGAAAGCGCGGCGACCTGGGCCGCGGGCCGGGTGTCGACCGGCTCGGCTTCGGACTCGCTTGCTTGCGGTTCCTCGGCGGCGGGCTCCTCGGCGTCGGACGGTTGCGCCTCGGAGTCGGTATCGGCGCCGTTGTCCTGCTCTGAGGTATCGGGGCGATCACCTGTACCCCGACGCGGGGAGGTGGTCGGTTCGGCCTCCTGCGCCGCCGGTTCGGACTCGGGTCCGTCCTCGTCGTCGCGGTCGTCGAGGTTGTCGAGGTTGTCGCGGTCGTCGAGGCCATCTGGGTCGTCGGCCGGAGTTTCCTGTTCGGGCTCCGTCTCGACGCTCTCGTCGTCGGCCTCCTCGTCGTCGGAGTCCTCGCCGGCGTCCTCGTCGGCATCGGCGGTGTCGTCGGCGTCCGGCTTCTCTGGTGTCGATTCCTCGGACCCGGTGGCCGTCTCGGCAGTCGAGGTGTCGGTGCCTGCGGAATCGGATTCGGTCTCGGCGGCCGCGATGCCCGGCGCCGCCGCCACCAGACCGGCAGCGAAAACCACCGCAACGCTGCGGCGCACCCCCGTCAGAGCCGCAGTAGACGTCAAAACCGCAGGATTACAACGATGCGACACCACAGAGGACCCCCCACTCACGCCACAGCTGGCAATGAAACCCTAGCGGTTCGGGGCCGATATTTGACGGATTCGACGGCCGCGGTGGACTCAGGCCATCTGCTCCACGGTGTCGCGGCTGCGTTCGGGGTCGGTGCCCAGGACATAGGTGGGTGAGGTCGGCTCGGCGTCGGAACCCCTGACGCGTTCACGGGCGGCGCGGAATTCGGGCAGCGGCCCCATCGCCGCGTGGATGCCGTTGACCACCGACCACACCGCAGTCTGACGCGCCAACCGTTCCAGCGGGTTCGGGTTCCGGTGCATCACCATGGCGGCGGCCCAGCTGGGCAGCATGTCGCGAATCGCCCAGTCGATGACCTCACCACCGGGCGGGCCCAGGTCGCCGCCACTGATGTTCGGGCCGGTGAACATCGCCGCACCGTAGGTCAGCGCCAGCCTGGGCAGATAGGACTCCAGACACGCGAGGGTCTCGGCCTTCGTGGTCGGCAGGTCGGTACCGCCCAGGGCGTGCCCGACCTTGACAAATTCACCGTAGTACTTGTCGATCTTCTTGCCGCGCAACGGTTTCGGGTGGTAGTACTCGTGCGCGGTGGCAATCCCCCAGACCACCGTGGCGTAGTTCCAGCGCAGCCACTCCGGGTCGTCGGCGTCATAGGCCAGCCCGTCGGGGCGGGTGCCTTTGACCGTGTGATGCATGGCGCGCACGGTCTTGGCCAATCGTTCGGCGGTGGACGTGGACCCGTAGGCGGTGCCGGTGAAGAACGACACCGAATGCCCCAGCCGGACCATCGCCCCCTCGGGGTCCATCCGTCCGGTGGCCACACCGTTGTCGTCGCGCTGCGGAATCCTGGAGTGGTCGACACCCATCCAGAAAATCGACGGATCGAACCGCTCGAGATAGGCCGCAGCTTGCAGGCCGAGCACCAGGGCCGGCATGTGGGAGTGCACATGCCAGACCGCGCTGCCGGGTCCGAACCAACCGGGGTCGCCGGTGGGTTCGGCAAAATCCACCCCGCGGAAGTACCGCCCGCGGATCTCGTCGTCGTAGAAGCGCAGGAAACGCTGCTGAATCATCTGGTGGGGCAACGGAGGCAGTAGTTGCATACCGGTCGAGACTACTCTTCTGGATACGCCCGTGGCCAGAATTTGCCCGGCTACGATGTACCGGTGACTAGCCCCACCAGGTGGGCGGGCGTCCCGCTGACCGACCGCCGCATTGAGCGCCGCGGTCTGCTGGTCGCCGCCGCATTCGCGCTGTTCGGCGACGAAGGTGAGAGTGCTGTCTCGGTGCGCTCGGTGTGTCGCGAGTGCTCACTGAACACCCGCTACTTCTACGAGAGCTTCGCCGACACCGACGAACTGCTGGGCGCGGTGTACGACGTGGTCGCTGCAGGATTGGCAGCCGAGGTCGAGTCGGCGATCGCCGCCACCAACGCCGAGGGCGGCGATGATCTCGACCGGCTGCGTGCCGGCATCCGCACCGTGCTGGGGTTCAGCTCGGCAGACCCGCGCCGCGGCCGGGTGCTGTTCACCGAGGCCCGGGCGAACCCGGTGCTGACCGCGCGGCGGGCCATCGCACAGGAGAATCTGCGCCAGCTGGTTCTCAGTGAGCGCGAACAGAAACACCCGGGGGACGCGGCGGTGGCCACCCAGGTGGCGGCCGCGCTCTACACCGGCGCCATGGCCGAGCTGGCCCAGCAGTGGTTGTCCGGCAACCTCGGCGACGATCTCGAGGAAGTGGTGGCCCACACGGTCGCCATGGTTTCCGCCAGCGCCTGACCTGGTCCAACTCGCCGTTGCTCGTCGCCGCCGCGGGCTACGCTGCGCTGGTGGTGACCATGGGACGGCTCAGCGACGGCCGGTTCCGGCACGCGCATCCCTGTGTTCCGGTGCGCAGCGCCCACTACGCCGACTCCGCCGCCCGCCGCTTCCGCGTCCTGAAGATCGCCACCTGGATCGCGGCCACCGTCAGCGCGGGATTTGGCCTCTGGCAGCTGCTCGGCGGCTACGGCACCTGGCAGATCGGCCTCATCAACGTCATTACCGGACTGGCCTTCCTGGCCATCCCGCTGCTGCGACCACTTCCGGATCTGGTGGCCCCCATGGCGTTCGTCGTCGTGGCCTACGGCTCGATCTTCTTCATCACCTGGAATATCGGTACCGCCTCCGGGCTGCAGTTCTACTACCTCAGCTCGGCCTCGGTGCTGGTGCTGGTCCTCGGGATCGAACGCATCACCCTGGCCGGGGTCCTGGCGGGTCTGGGTGCAGTGCTGGTGGTTCTGCTGGAGGTGCTGGTGCCCGACAACGTGGGCGACCAGCCCGAATGGTCACTGCAGGTCGGATTCGTGACCTCGGTGGTGTCGTCGTGCGTGCTGGCATTCGCGACGGTCTGGTACGCCCTGCGCGAGATCGCCCGGGCCGAGGCCGCCATGGAGATGGAATACCAGCGCTCCGAACAACTCCTGGCCAACATGCTGCCCGCCAGCATCGCCGACCGACTCAAGGACCCCGACCGCAAAGCCATCGCCGACCGCTACGACGACGCCTCGATTCTGTTCGCCGACATCGCCGGATTCACCGAGCGGGCCGCCGACACCCCGCCGTGCGACCTGGTCGCCTTCCTCGACCGCATCTACACCACCTTCGACACCCTGGTGGACCGACACGGCCTGGAGAAGGTGAAGACCACCGGCGACTCGTACATGGTGGTCAGCGGGATCCCCCTCCCCCGCACCGACCACGTGCAGGCACTGGCCGACCTGGCACTCGACATGGCCGGCGCCGCAACTGGTCTCACCGACCCGCTGGGACGTGCGGTGTCCATGCGGATCGGCTTGGCCGCCGGCCCCGTGGTGGCCGGCGTGGTCGGCTCGAGCCGCTTCTTCTACGACGTGTGGGGCGACGCGGTGAACGTCGCCTCACGGATGGAGACCACCGACCAGGTGGGCCGCATCCAGGTGCCCGAGGACATCTATCTGCGCCTCAAGGACGACTTTGTGCTCGAGGAGCGCGGCAGCGTCGCGGTCAAGGGCAAGGGACTGATGCGCACCTGGTATCTGGTGGGCCGGCGCTCAGTACAGGTCCAGACGCCGATCGGCTAGCAGGTCCACGTGCTCGGTCAGCGACTTGTCGTGGGTGAGCGCCAGATCCACCTCGGCGAGCACCAGCTCGGGCCCCGGTCCCGCAGCGGCGGCCACCCAGCCGTCGGGGTCCACGATCACCGTGCCGGCCGTCCACGGCTGGCCCCGCTCGACACCGCAGCGGTCGCAGACCGCCACCGCCACCCGGTTGAGCCGGGCGGTGGACATGGCCGTGATCACCTCGCCGGGGCGCTCCCCCTCCGGGCGGGGAAACAAGGGCCAGTTCACCGACGCCACAATGAGTTCGGCGCCGGCGACCGTCACCGCTCGGGTGACTTCGGCGAATTCCAGGTCGTAGCACACCATCATGGCGATGTTGCCGTGCCGCGTCTTGACCACCGGCGGCAGCACACTGCCGGGCGTGAAGACCAACTTCTCCCGGTCCCAGAGGTGCGTCTTGCGGTATCCGGCCACGACGCCGCCCCGGTCGAGCATGACGGCGCTGTTGTAGACGTGTCCGTCGTCGCCGGCCTCGCAGTAGCCCACCACCACGATGGCGTCGCCGGCGGCGGCCGCCCAGTCCGCGAACACCGGAGCTGACGACGGCAACGCCAGCGCCCGCGCTTCGTCGGCGTCGGTGAACATGTAGCCGGTGGTGGCCAGTTCCGGCAGCACCACCACGTCCGCGCCCGCGGCGACGGCACGACCGATCAGGTCGGTGATGGCGGCACAGTTGCCGGCCACATCACCGAATTCGGGGGCGAACTGCGCGCAGGCAACCGACGTCGTCATGCCCACATCCTAGATATGCCCGTGGGGCCCGCCCGGCGAGAGAAGTTCCGGGCGGGCCGCACGGCCCCTCATCCAAGAATCGTCAGACTTTCCGGTTCTCCGACTTGATCAGCCACGCCAGCTTCTCCAGGCCGTCGATCAGCTGGTGCAGGATGTCAGCGGTGCTCGGGTCCTCGGCGTCCACGTCATCGTGAACCGCCCGCAGGGTCGCCACTGCCGCGTAGATCCGGGTCGTGATCAGGTCCACCACCTCGGTGGTGTTGTGTTCGAAAGCCGGGAATTCCGGCAGCGACGTGGTGGCGGCCACGGTGTCGGAACGGCCGTCGGCCACCCCGTCCAGAGCGCGGATGCGCTCGGCGATGGTGTCGCTGCCCTCGCGGGCGAAGTCCACCAGCTCATCGAGTTGCAGGTGCAGATCCCGGAAGTTGGTGCCCACAACGTTCCAGTGCGCCTGCTTGCCCTGAAGATGCAGCTCGATCAGATCGACGAGCACACGCTGCAGGTTGCCGTAGAAGGCCTCGGTGGGGACGAAGCCGGCGATCTCGGCGGCGTCGCGGCGGTTGGTGGTGGTAGCTGTGATGGCCATGGTTCAGGCACCTTCCTGTCACTCGGAACAACGGTGTCTGCACGTGGACCGCGGGGTCACGGTGCTGCTCACGTGCTTGTTGAATGTAACGCCGGAGGACGGGAAAGAATGCCCGCCGAGGTGTCTACTCCGTCACGGTTGGTGAGGCATGCCTTTGCTGTGAGTGCGTGGAATCGTTGCGGGCCAGACTCCGGGCGTACCCGGTGCCCATGACCAGCAGCGCCAGGCCGACCACGATGAACACCACCACCCGGAAGATTCCGTCGAGGGTGCCGAGGTCGAACAACAGCAGCTTGGCCGTCGCGGCACCGGTGAGCGTCAGCCCTGCGACGATGGGCGCGGTTCTGGCGGCGCGGTCAGCGGTGCGTTGTGCGTACCAGAGCAGTGCCGCCGCCATGGCCACCCAGCAGATGGTGGCGGCCATGTGCCCGGCCAGGAAACCGCTACCGCGCCCGCCGATCAGGACGCCGGCGGTGACGGTGAACACGGTGACCGCGTAGCCGATGACCGCCAGCGCCACCGCTGGGATGGCACGCGACCTGCGCGCGGTGGTCCAACTGAGCGACACCGCTGCCGCGATCAGCAGAACACTGGCGACCAGAACCGAAAGCGCTTCGGGCCCAGTGAGTTCCGTGGCGTACACCAGATGCCCCGGTGGCGCGTACTCGGTGTAGATGAGGGCGCCGATGGCGGTGAACGCGGCCGCGATCCACAACGCCACGGCACTGTGGCGACCGGCGACCGTCAGCACCAC from Mycolicibacterium tokaiense includes the following:
- a CDS encoding Dps family protein; the protein is MAITATTTNRRDAAEIAGFVPTEAFYGNLQRVLVDLIELHLQGKQAHWNVVGTNFRDLHLQLDELVDFAREGSDTIAERIRALDGVADGRSDTVAATTSLPEFPAFEHNTTEVVDLITTRIYAAVATLRAVHDDVDAEDPSTADILHQLIDGLEKLAWLIKSENRKV
- a CDS encoding nitrilase-related carbon-nitrogen hydrolase gives rise to the protein MTTSVACAQFAPEFGDVAGNCAAITDLIGRAVAAGADVVVLPELATTGYMFTDADEARALALPSSAPVFADWAAAAGDAIVVVGYCEAGDDGHVYNSAVMLDRGGVVAGYRKTHLWDREKLVFTPGSVLPPVVKTRHGNIAMMVCYDLEFAEVTRAVTVAGAELIVASVNWPLFPRPEGERPGEVITAMSTARLNRVAVAVCDRCGVERGQPWTAGTVIVDPDGWVAAAAGPGPELVLAEVDLALTHDKSLTEHVDLLADRRLDLY